A region of Candidatus Hydrogenedentota bacterium DNA encodes the following proteins:
- a CDS encoding pentapeptide repeat-containing protein, protein MNFSGANLFQSCLTEASLVGADLQNANVSQSHLDRVDLRNATLVQMRSVLATWIGANLSQADARGAGFDDSDLSNADLSECNLQYATFLYSNLGGASLRGADLSGAYLVFASLRGVKDWEKIKSIKCANIFGADAPPGFRSWALSRGAMEIDWNDYQVWLNARDRCMAEVKSSEEVR, encoded by the coding sequence GTGAATTTTAGTGGAGCTAACTTGTTTCAATCTTGTCTGACCGAGGCATCACTAGTTGGAGCAGATCTACAAAATGCCAATGTTTCGCAGTCTCACTTGGATAGAGTCGATCTTAGGAATGCAACACTTGTACAAATGAGAAGTGTGCTAGCAACATGGATCGGGGCAAATCTCAGTCAGGCGGATGCGAGGGGCGCTGGATTTGATGATTCAGATCTGAGTAATGCAGATCTGTCGGAATGCAACCTCCAATACGCTACGTTCTTGTATTCCAATTTGGGTGGTGCTAGCTTGCGCGGTGCCGATTTGAGTGGTGCCTACTTGGTATTTGCATCGCTAAGAGGAGTAAAGGATTGGGAAAAGATTAAGAGCATCAAGTGTGCGAATATTTTTGGGGCTGACGCTCCACCTGGTTTTCGGTCGTGGGCGCTATCTCGTGGTGCGATGGAAATAGATTGGAATGATTACCAAGTCTGGCTGAATGCACGTGACCGATGTATGGCAGAAGTGAAATCGAGCGAAGAAGTCAGGTGA
- a CDS encoding polysaccharide deacetylase family protein — MVETLDSEGNPRIEIADCDFADYDGINVVGCPSGVATVYFEQEDINGRGWVLGGELDEQYRYDFYVEAGMTSYPPPSAAVTLFNRWEATPLIDDLDGAYHGFGTITLDRRFHTVKAIFRNHTLTASVALPGGRDYLLPGENLQAFPATWYFEPELPQNVSVGYVGVTPVPSPQPNVQRLQVDVEIHTPADSAYNMRIARRTITVPVVCGTKAAPDVGCADVEIFLTFDDGPDGSKAPTSPSNKTKKVLDALKNHTVPGTEETLPVKATFFVQTHSDAGRGNSANGRPLLDRMLGEGHGIQIHTGSEQDHQPHAELATTDNVNIVPMPSSLRSKLLSEGVSQSTVDGIDTHLEATLVRARHFLQGVEIEGNSANPTWVRPPYGFTYHGSSPEPDPNVVKEIYKKLGLHLGPEPEAGYANGNNWHIDSTDSHASPTVASVKQELVRQLGIAMQANMDKLVILFHDTKVLTADNIEVYMDLIHEELAKDGKRPVFKVMPPNPGYFGEVIEPVG; from the coding sequence ATGGTTGAAACTCTCGATTCGGAAGGTAACCCGAGAATCGAGATCGCGGACTGCGACTTCGCGGACTACGACGGCATCAATGTGGTCGGATGTCCCTCCGGTGTGGCCACGGTGTATTTCGAACAAGAGGATATCAATGGGCGTGGCTGGGTTCTTGGCGGAGAACTTGACGAACAGTACCGGTATGACTTTTATGTAGAGGCGGGAATGACCTCGTACCCTCCGCCTTCGGCGGCTGTGACGCTATTCAACCGCTGGGAAGCCACGCCACTCATCGACGATCTTGACGGCGCTTACCACGGATTCGGAACGATTACGCTTGACAGGCGTTTTCATACCGTCAAAGCCATCTTCCGAAACCACACACTAACAGCAAGCGTGGCGCTACCGGGAGGGAGGGACTATCTCCTCCCCGGGGAGAACTTGCAGGCATTTCCGGCCACCTGGTATTTCGAGCCGGAACTGCCGCAAAACGTAAGCGTTGGATATGTTGGGGTGACTCCTGTCCCGAGCCCGCAGCCAAATGTGCAACGGTTGCAGGTAGATGTCGAAATTCACACGCCGGCCGATTCCGCGTATAATATGAGGATAGCGCGTCGAACGATAACAGTGCCGGTGGTCTGCGGTACCAAGGCCGCGCCGGATGTCGGATGCGCGGATGTCGAGATTTTCTTGACGTTTGACGATGGACCGGATGGTAGTAAGGCGCCGACATCTCCCTCAAACAAGACGAAGAAGGTCCTTGACGCACTCAAGAACCATACGGTCCCCGGCACGGAGGAGACACTGCCGGTAAAGGCGACGTTCTTCGTTCAAACGCATTCGGACGCCGGGCGAGGAAACAGCGCCAACGGGCGCCCACTCCTTGACAGGATGCTTGGGGAAGGCCATGGAATCCAGATTCACACCGGGAGCGAGCAGGATCATCAGCCACATGCCGAGCTTGCTACAACCGATAATGTCAACATTGTTCCTATGCCAAGTTCCCTAAGGTCAAAACTACTAAGTGAGGGGGTTTCGCAGAGTACTGTCGATGGCATTGATACTCACCTCGAAGCTACCTTGGTACGCGCTAGGCACTTCTTACAGGGCGTGGAGATTGAAGGGAATAGTGCAAACCCAACGTGGGTGCGCCCGCCGTACGGATTCACATATCATGGGTCGTCTCCGGAACCAGACCCAAACGTGGTCAAGGAGATCTACAAAAAGTTGGGGTTACACCTTGGTCCAGAGCCGGAAGCCGGGTATGCGAACGGAAACAATTGGCATATAGATAGCACGGACTCCCATGCGAGCCCGACGGTAGCTTCCGTTAAGCAAGAACTAGTACGTCAATTGGGTATAGCAATGCAGGCGAACATGGACAAGCTTGTTATACTGTTTCACGATACAAAAGTGCTAACCGCAGACAACATTGAGGTCTACATGGACTTGATCCACGAAGAACTGGCCAAGGACGGTAAACGTCCAGTTTTCAAGGTGATGCCCCCAAACCCTGGATACTTTGGGGAGGTAATTGAGCCGGTAGGATGA
- a CDS encoding AI-2E family transporter, whose product MSGKPGSQKDSAADGPRAPARAKRAPAKKAAAAPAKPSSTKQAGAGRRRFTAAYKKRILKEAGAAPSPDAKKRLLKRENLTSSQLASWRKQLEPEPPETTEAPASTPAREEKEPGGAPIEADYTVAKDDPQPLDVEWLPATSRHYESRILILCIAFLTMIGLAVTLYLLRAVLIPFTLAAFLSLVLIPIIDFQVKTLRIGRAVALVLTLSMGFGAVLATGLLVSITVRQFANNAAEYEAQLSRLIIQAERSKPLQKVVDLIAEENSSRRPAAKSNPSNTDADLNFPPNEPSPLDLSLLMPTGAIKGVARTLSSGVFSVLSNGMLVMLFTAFLLTGREKSMTLRTGVLLEIETRVQKYIIIKIIMSFLTGMLVFAVLKTLDVRYSMSFGAFAFILNFIPTLGSIIATLLPVPFVMLRPDTSSTTIALAILLPTIIQIMIGSVLEPKIMGNTLGLHPVVILMALIFWGVLWGFSGMLLAVPMTAVAKIILERIEVTRPFAKLMEGRLDALNEL is encoded by the coding sequence ATGAGCGGCAAACCCGGATCACAAAAGGACTCGGCCGCGGATGGCCCCCGGGCTCCCGCCCGCGCCAAACGCGCTCCCGCGAAAAAAGCGGCCGCTGCGCCAGCCAAACCGTCATCCACGAAACAGGCCGGCGCCGGGCGGCGCCGCTTCACTGCGGCGTATAAGAAGCGCATTCTCAAGGAAGCCGGCGCGGCCCCATCACCGGATGCGAAAAAGCGGCTGCTGAAGCGCGAGAATCTCACTTCCTCCCAACTCGCCTCCTGGCGCAAACAGCTCGAGCCCGAGCCCCCGGAAACGACCGAGGCCCCGGCCAGCACGCCGGCCCGGGAAGAGAAAGAGCCCGGCGGCGCGCCGATAGAGGCGGACTACACTGTGGCGAAAGACGACCCGCAACCGCTTGATGTCGAGTGGCTGCCCGCGACAAGCCGGCACTACGAGTCCCGCATTCTGATCCTGTGCATCGCCTTTCTCACCATGATCGGCCTGGCGGTCACCTTGTACCTCCTTCGCGCCGTCCTCATCCCCTTTACCCTGGCCGCGTTCCTGTCCCTCGTGCTCATACCCATCATCGATTTTCAGGTGAAGACCCTTCGGATCGGGCGGGCGGTGGCGCTCGTCCTCACGCTCTCGATGGGCTTCGGCGCCGTCCTCGCCACCGGCCTCCTCGTTTCCATTACCGTCCGCCAATTCGCCAACAACGCGGCCGAATACGAAGCGCAACTCTCGAGGTTGATTATCCAGGCCGAACGCTCAAAGCCCCTGCAAAAAGTCGTGGATCTGATAGCGGAAGAAAACTCGTCACGCCGGCCCGCCGCCAAAAGCAACCCATCGAACACGGACGCCGACCTGAACTTCCCCCCCAACGAGCCAAGCCCGCTCGACCTCTCGCTGCTCATGCCCACCGGCGCCATAAAAGGAGTGGCGCGCACCCTCTCCTCCGGCGTCTTCTCCGTCCTGTCCAACGGAATGCTTGTGATGCTGTTCACCGCGTTTCTGCTTACGGGCCGCGAGAAAAGCATGACCCTTCGAACCGGGGTCCTCCTGGAAATTGAAACCCGCGTCCAGAAATACATCATCATCAAGATAATCATGTCATTTCTCACCGGCATGCTGGTCTTCGCCGTCCTCAAAACCCTCGACGTCCGCTACTCCATGTCCTTCGGGGCTTTCGCCTTTATTCTGAACTTCATCCCCACGCTCGGATCCATCATCGCCACCCTGCTGCCCGTGCCCTTCGTCATGCTCCGCCCCGACACCTCCAGCACGACAATCGCACTCGCCATACTCCTCCCCACCATCATCCAGATCATGATTGGAAGCGTCCTGGAACCCAAGATCATGGGCAATACCCTCGGGCTGCACCCCGTCGTTATTCTGATGGCCCTCATCTTCTGGGGCGTCCTTTGGGGATTCAGCGGCATGCTGCTCGCCGTCCCCATGACCGCCGTCGCCAAGATAATACTCGAGCGAATCGAGGTCACGCGCCCCTTCGCAAAACTCATGGAAGGCCGCCTGGACGCCCTGAACGAGCTCTGA
- the gdhA gene encoding NADP-specific glutamate dehydrogenase has translation MRDKATKETARFMEEIRRNNPGESEFHQAVEEFAESVMPFLLEHPEYRDAHILERMAEPERSIIFRVTWEDDRGKFNVNRGWRVQFNSAIGPYKGGLRFHPSVNHSVLKFLGFEQTFKNSLTGLPMGGGKGGANFDPKGKSDREVLRFCQAFMTELFRHIGADRDVPAGDIGVGGREIGYLFGQYKRLANEHTGVLTGKGLAYGGSLIRPEATGYGCVYFCENMFNHEGDSLAGKTCTVSGSGNVAIYTVEKALELGAKVLTLSDSSGFIHDPDGLNPEKLAFVKNLKEVRRGRIAEYAEKYPQASFHPDKRPWCVPCDVAFPSATQNEISGEDAAILLKNGVKAVSEGANMPTDLDGVHQFLHAKIFYGPAKAANAGGVAVSGLEQSQNAMRLSWSRNEVDAKLQKIMLDIHNKCVMHGAGTNGHVNYVQGANVAGFIKVANAMLAYGCV, from the coding sequence ATGCGTGACAAGGCAACCAAGGAAACCGCCCGGTTCATGGAAGAAATCCGGCGCAACAACCCGGGCGAATCCGAATTCCACCAGGCCGTGGAAGAATTCGCCGAGAGCGTGATGCCTTTCCTCCTCGAACACCCCGAGTACCGCGACGCGCACATCCTCGAACGCATGGCCGAGCCCGAGCGCAGCATAATCTTCCGTGTGACCTGGGAAGACGACCGCGGCAAATTTAACGTGAACCGCGGCTGGCGCGTCCAGTTCAACAGCGCCATCGGCCCCTACAAGGGCGGCCTCCGCTTCCACCCCTCCGTGAACCACAGTGTCCTCAAGTTCCTCGGTTTCGAGCAGACCTTCAAGAACAGCCTCACGGGCCTCCCCATGGGCGGCGGCAAGGGCGGCGCCAACTTCGACCCCAAGGGCAAGAGCGACCGCGAGGTCCTGCGCTTCTGCCAGGCCTTCATGACAGAGCTCTTCCGCCATATCGGGGCCGACCGCGACGTGCCCGCCGGCGACATCGGCGTCGGCGGACGCGAAATCGGCTACCTCTTCGGCCAGTACAAGCGCCTCGCCAACGAGCACACCGGCGTCCTCACCGGCAAGGGCCTCGCCTACGGCGGCAGCCTCATCCGCCCCGAAGCCACCGGCTACGGCTGCGTCTACTTCTGCGAGAACATGTTCAACCACGAGGGCGACAGCCTCGCCGGCAAGACCTGCACCGTCTCCGGCTCCGGCAACGTCGCCATCTACACCGTCGAAAAAGCCCTCGAACTCGGCGCCAAAGTCCTCACCCTCTCCGACTCCAGCGGCTTCATCCACGACCCCGACGGCCTCAACCCCGAAAAACTCGCCTTCGTCAAGAACCTCAAGGAAGTCCGCCGCGGGCGCATCGCCGAATACGCCGAAAAATATCCCCAGGCCAGCTTCCACCCCGACAAGCGCCCGTGGTGCGTCCCCTGCGACGTCGCCTTTCCCTCCGCCACCCAGAACGAAATCAGCGGAGAAGACGCCGCCATCCTCCTCAAGAACGGCGTCAAGGCCGTCAGCGAAGGCGCCAACATGCCCACCGACCTCGACGGCGTCCACCAGTTCCTCCACGCCAAAATCTTCTACGGCCCTGCCAAAGCCGCCAACGCCGGCGGCGTCGCCGTCTCCGGCCTCGAACAGAGCCAGAATGCCATGCGCCTCTCCTGGTCCCGCAACGAAGTCGACGCCAAACTCCAGAAGATAATGCTCGACATCCACAACAAATGCGTCATGCACGGCGCCGGAACCAACGGCCACGTCAACTACGTCCAGGGCGCCAACGTCGCCGGCTTCATCAAAGTAGCCAACGCCATGCTCGCCTACGGCTGCGTCTGA
- a CDS encoding peptidylprolyl isomerase, translating to MAITVNDEVLDDDAVAGVLQELAAQDAAIRELDEAERRRRAEEALIERTLVRQAAQSEGPPVRAVDIKREVKRAIANAGSQDAFDKYLEQAGLTLAAVEADIEMRLKIDGLLDRVCAGLAPPDDAACRAFYDAHPDLFMTEEHIRASHIVLHCSGNALEEHAAHARLKAVHEEILEGKPFESFTRHCNDCPDDEGDLGYFGRGMMVPEFEDVVFNMQPGEVSDVFKTRFGLHIAKVTDRIPAAPRPFEDVKEEVRRHLYEQGENARIDAYTAELKRQATITRDA from the coding sequence GTGGCGATTACGGTAAATGACGAAGTGCTGGATGACGACGCCGTCGCGGGCGTATTGCAGGAGCTGGCCGCGCAGGATGCGGCGATCCGGGAGTTGGACGAGGCCGAGCGGCGGCGGCGCGCGGAGGAAGCCCTGATCGAGCGGACGCTGGTGCGCCAGGCGGCGCAGTCGGAGGGTCCGCCGGTTCGCGCGGTGGACATCAAGCGCGAGGTGAAACGCGCGATAGCGAATGCGGGCAGCCAGGATGCGTTCGACAAGTATCTTGAGCAGGCCGGCTTGACCCTGGCGGCGGTGGAGGCGGATATCGAGATGCGGCTGAAGATCGACGGGCTTCTCGACCGTGTTTGCGCGGGGCTCGCGCCGCCGGATGACGCGGCCTGCCGCGCGTTCTATGACGCGCATCCGGACCTCTTCATGACCGAGGAGCATATCCGCGCGTCGCACATCGTGCTGCACTGCTCGGGCAACGCGCTGGAAGAGCACGCGGCGCACGCGCGCCTGAAGGCGGTGCACGAGGAAATACTTGAGGGCAAACCGTTTGAGTCCTTCACGCGGCATTGCAACGACTGCCCGGACGACGAGGGCGACCTGGGCTATTTCGGGCGCGGCATGATGGTGCCGGAGTTCGAGGACGTCGTGTTCAACATGCAGCCCGGCGAGGTGAGCGACGTGTTCAAGACGCGCTTCGGCCTGCACATCGCCAAGGTGACCGATCGTATCCCCGCGGCGCCCCGCCCCTTCGAGGACGTGAAGGAGGAGGTGCGGCGCCACCTGTACGAGCAGGGGGAGAACGCGCGCATCGACGCGTACACGGCGGAATTGAAGCGCCAGGCGACGATAACGCGCGACGCCTGA
- a CDS encoding family 78 glycoside hydrolase catalytic domain, whose translation MILRILNTAVIVLAAASLPADVFEGAEWLRDPRMADQPIVNQLARASVPAPEAVGPKNVHTLLRKEIALKARPSSAMLYITGDDYYHFFINGSPVVQGPEGGYHFSHPYYWLDVTEFLDAGANCLASHSYYQGLRNRVWGSADNRSGFMLRLEVTYPDGATEEFVTDSSWKAHSLQAFPGEETVGYQTQFLEHIDMRQMPSGWALVGFDDNAWAAPLTGRQDHVFARQATPPLQRYRIDPPVRKDLGNGAWFYDFGVGIVGQTRVEIQGPEGHTITVRHAEELDENGRARYKMRANITYEEKPVLSGGKDVIPFYDYRGFRYIEVLDAPEEPEVWVMARHHPFDPAASAFTSSDAELEQIFRICKNGIHMGCQGGFLDCPTREKGQYLGDAVIAARAQMWLTGDASLTRKALYEFYLSCQVHPGMLGVAPGHFMQEIAEFPLQYALLLEQYYQRTGDREFVQLMADNVFPGLYGYYSGFENEAGLIVGLERSEKWLVVDWPPNLRDGYDYDLSITNGNTVLNAFYYGGLRAAARIERALGRDGQAHDARADRLEEAFAAHVANPETGLYRDAPGSEHSSLHANAIPLAFGLTAGADPARMLALIEEKGLNCGVYIASYVIEACFRAGAPDLGFALLTNDTDFGWKAMIRAGATTCMEVWRPEQKRNASWLHPWSSSPIYILAEHVFGLSPGSPGFETIRFAPPAISNLPAMTLTVPHPKGPLTVEYAPESGYAIRAPEGVSVERVAPADTVRQAANTPASQGGPAMIDAFQEYLDTFGWEKRVGAGLGVWVSVDEQRLRLIQGGKVVWDVPCATASAGTGSVSGSLQTPLGWHRVDSKFGDGAPWGQVFRSRVATKEVWKPGQDTKEDLVLTRVLWLDGLEPGKNQGKTGDGVLVDSKERCIYIHGTNGEDKIGTPSSHGCIRLLNDDVLLAFERIPLETPVLITER comes from the coding sequence ATGATTCTACGCATATTGAACACCGCTGTCATTGTATTGGCCGCAGCCTCTCTGCCGGCCGATGTTTTCGAGGGGGCGGAGTGGCTTCGGGACCCGCGCATGGCGGATCAGCCCATCGTCAATCAACTCGCCCGGGCCAGCGTCCCGGCGCCCGAGGCCGTAGGCCCGAAAAACGTGCACACCCTGCTGCGCAAGGAAATCGCGCTCAAGGCGCGGCCATCGAGCGCCATGCTTTACATCACGGGCGACGACTACTACCACTTTTTCATCAATGGCAGCCCGGTGGTGCAGGGTCCGGAGGGGGGGTATCACTTTTCTCACCCCTACTACTGGCTGGACGTGACGGAATTCCTCGATGCGGGCGCAAATTGCCTGGCGAGCCACAGCTACTACCAGGGGCTGCGCAACCGGGTGTGGGGCAGCGCCGACAACCGGTCGGGCTTCATGCTGCGCCTCGAAGTGACGTACCCGGACGGCGCGACGGAGGAGTTCGTGACGGATTCCTCCTGGAAAGCGCACTCCTTGCAGGCGTTTCCGGGGGAGGAGACCGTGGGCTACCAGACCCAGTTTCTGGAGCATATCGACATGCGCCAGATGCCGTCCGGCTGGGCGCTTGTGGGATTTGACGACAACGCCTGGGCGGCGCCGCTGACGGGGCGGCAGGATCATGTTTTCGCGCGGCAGGCCACGCCGCCGCTCCAGCGCTACCGCATCGATCCGCCGGTTAGAAAAGACCTTGGGAACGGGGCCTGGTTCTACGACTTCGGCGTCGGAATCGTGGGGCAAACCCGGGTGGAGATCCAGGGGCCGGAAGGCCACACGATCACGGTCCGGCATGCCGAGGAACTGGACGAAAACGGGCGGGCGCGCTACAAGATGCGCGCGAACATCACCTACGAGGAGAAGCCCGTGCTTTCCGGGGGGAAGGACGTCATCCCCTTCTACGATTACCGCGGATTTCGCTACATCGAGGTGCTGGACGCGCCGGAGGAGCCGGAGGTGTGGGTCATGGCGCGGCACCATCCCTTCGATCCCGCCGCGAGCGCATTCACTTCGAGCGATGCCGAGCTGGAGCAGATCTTCCGCATCTGCAAGAACGGTATCCACATGGGCTGCCAGGGCGGCTTCCTGGATTGTCCTACGCGTGAAAAGGGGCAGTACCTCGGCGACGCCGTGATCGCGGCGCGGGCGCAGATGTGGCTGACGGGCGACGCGAGCCTGACGCGCAAGGCGCTCTACGAGTTCTATCTTTCCTGCCAGGTGCACCCGGGCATGCTGGGCGTTGCGCCGGGGCATTTCATGCAGGAGATAGCCGAGTTTCCGTTGCAATACGCGCTGCTGTTGGAGCAGTACTACCAGCGCACCGGGGACCGCGAGTTCGTTCAGCTGATGGCCGACAACGTGTTTCCCGGGTTGTACGGGTATTATTCGGGGTTTGAGAACGAAGCCGGGCTCATTGTGGGCTTGGAGCGCTCCGAGAAGTGGCTGGTGGTCGACTGGCCACCGAACCTGCGGGATGGCTACGACTACGACCTCTCCATCACCAACGGGAACACCGTGCTGAACGCCTTTTACTATGGCGGGCTTCGCGCGGCGGCGCGCATCGAACGCGCGCTGGGCCGTGACGGGCAGGCGCACGATGCGCGGGCGGACCGCCTGGAGGAGGCTTTTGCCGCACACGTCGCGAATCCGGAAACCGGGCTGTACCGCGATGCGCCGGGCTCCGAACACAGTTCACTGCACGCCAACGCGATCCCGCTGGCCTTCGGGCTGACGGCGGGCGCGGATCCGGCCCGGATGCTGGCGCTTATCGAGGAAAAGGGCCTCAATTGCGGGGTCTACATCGCCTCCTACGTGATTGAGGCCTGTTTCCGGGCCGGCGCGCCGGACCTGGGTTTTGCGCTGCTGACGAACGATACCGATTTCGGCTGGAAGGCCATGATCCGCGCAGGCGCCACGACCTGCATGGAGGTTTGGCGTCCCGAGCAGAAGCGCAACGCGAGCTGGCTGCACCCGTGGAGCAGCAGCCCGATTTACATCCTAGCCGAGCATGTTTTCGGGCTCAGCCCGGGGAGTCCCGGTTTCGAAACAATCCGGTTCGCGCCGCCCGCGATTTCGAACCTGCCCGCGATGACCTTAACTGTGCCCCATCCCAAAGGCCCGTTGACGGTGGAATACGCGCCGGAATCGGGGTATGCGATCCGCGCGCCCGAGGGTGTTTCCGTGGAGCGCGTCGCGCCCGCTGATACCGTGCGGCAGGCCGCCAACACACCCGCCAGCCAGGGAGGACCCGCCATGATCGATGCATTTCAGGAATACCTCGATACCTTCGGCTGGGAAAAGCGCGTTGGCGCGGGACTTGGCGTGTGGGTTTCGGTGGATGAGCAGCGCCTGCGGCTGATTCAGGGCGGGAAGGTAGTCTGGGATGTGCCCTGCGCTACGGCGTCGGCGGGCACGGGATCGGTGTCCGGAAGCCTTCAGACGCCGCTCGGGTGGCACCGGGTCGATTCCAAGTTTGGCGATGGCGCGCCGTGGGGGCAGGTCTTTCGCTCGCGTGTGGCGACCAAGGAAGTCTGGAAGCCGGGCCAGGACACGAAGGAGGACCTGGTGCTTACGCGGGTGCTCTGGCTGGATGGCCTGGAGCCGGGGAAGAACCAGGGCAAGACGGGAGACGGGGTGCTGGTGGATTCGAAGGAGCGCTGCATCTATATCCACGGAACCAACGGCGAGGACAAGATCGGGACGCCGTCCTCTCATGGGTGTATCCGCCTGCTGAACGACGATGTCCTGCTGGCGTTCGAGCGTATCCCGCTGGAGACCCCGGTGCTGATTACTGAACGCTGA
- the glgA gene encoding glycogen synthase GlgA → MTQPLKILFMTSEVAPLVVTGGLADVSAALPRALKDSGHDVRIVLPFYGRLPGLPESARRGVCTAHLGGHTAHGGFWETRLPDSEIPLYLVEHDHYFRRGGIYDDGSHEYYDNAERFCFFSQAALDGIAGTGWKPDVVHCHDWPTAPVPIYLKTSLANHPFWQGARVLFTIHNLAYQGRYGADRMRYTGFGAELFNPECLEYHGDLNLMKGAITFADRISTVSPRYAREIQTPEYGAGLDGILRARVRDLSGILNGADYARWDPATDPHLPANYSAADPSGKAVCKRKFQHLVGLPETDAPLFGIVSRLVWQKGIDLIMDSVHLLPEDIAQVAVLGTGDPYYEQQLKALEQQRPDEIRVMLDFNVPVAHQLQAACDFFLMPSRYEPCGLSQYYSLKYGSIPIVRRIGGLADTVRDMNRVNLRRGVADGLAFVPVTPHSLHRRMLEAIDLYHDRESYRAIQARGMAADYSWDRSCGAYVELYRKCMKAA, encoded by the coding sequence ATGACCCAGCCCTTGAAGATCCTGTTTATGACGTCGGAAGTCGCGCCCCTGGTGGTTACCGGCGGGCTTGCGGACGTGTCGGCGGCGCTGCCGCGGGCGCTGAAGGATTCGGGGCACGATGTGCGCATCGTGCTGCCCTTCTACGGCCGCCTGCCCGGTCTGCCGGAATCGGCGCGCCGGGGCGTTTGCACCGCCCATCTCGGCGGCCACACGGCGCACGGCGGTTTCTGGGAGACGCGCCTTCCGGACAGCGAGATTCCCCTTTACCTGGTGGAGCACGATCATTACTTCCGGCGCGGCGGGATTTACGACGACGGGTCGCACGAATACTACGACAATGCCGAGCGCTTCTGTTTTTTCAGCCAGGCCGCGCTCGATGGCATAGCGGGCACGGGCTGGAAGCCCGACGTGGTGCATTGTCACGACTGGCCCACGGCGCCGGTTCCGATTTACCTCAAGACCAGCCTGGCGAATCACCCCTTCTGGCAGGGTGCGCGGGTCCTCTTCACGATTCACAATCTGGCCTATCAGGGCCGCTACGGCGCCGACCGGATGCGATACACCGGGTTCGGCGCGGAGCTGTTCAACCCCGAGTGCCTGGAATACCACGGCGACCTTAACCTGATGAAGGGGGCGATCACCTTTGCGGATCGCATTTCGACTGTCAGCCCGCGCTACGCCCGCGAAATTCAGACGCCGGAGTACGGCGCGGGGCTCGACGGCATATTGCGCGCCCGGGTGCGCGACCTTTCCGGGATTCTGAACGGCGCGGACTATGCCCGTTGGGATCCGGCGACGGATCCACATCTGCCCGCGAACTACAGCGCGGCGGATCCTTCCGGGAAGGCGGTTTGCAAGCGGAAGTTCCAGCATCTCGTCGGGCTGCCCGAGACCGACGCGCCCCTCTTCGGGATCGTGAGCCGCCTCGTCTGGCAGAAGGGCATCGATCTCATCATGGACAGCGTTCACCTGCTCCCCGAGGATATCGCGCAGGTGGCGGTGCTGGGCACGGGCGACCCCTACTACGAGCAGCAACTCAAGGCGCTGGAGCAGCAGCGCCCCGACGAGATCCGGGTGATGCTCGATTTCAACGTTCCGGTGGCGCACCAGCTCCAGGCCGCGTGTGATTTCTTTCTGATGCCCTCGCGTTACGAGCCTTGCGGTTTGAGCCAGTATTACAGCCTGAAATATGGCTCAATCCCGATCGTGCGGCGCATCGGCGGGCTGGCGGATACCGTGCGCGATATGAACCGCGTCAACCTTCGCCGGGGCGTGGCGGATGGCCTGGCGTTTGTGCCGGTGACCCCGCATTCGCTGCACCGGCGCATGCTGGAAGCCATTGACCTGTACCACGACCGCGAATCCTACCGCGCGATTCAGGCGCGGGGTATGGCGGCCGATTACTCCTGGGACCGTTCGTGCGGGGCCTACGTGGAACTGTACCGCAAGTGCATGAAGGCCGCGTGA